Within Novosphingobium resinovorum, the genomic segment GTTCGCCTTTGCGCGGCTGGTCTGGCACGTGACGCAGCTGCGCCGCGCGGCGGTGCTGGCGACGGCGCTGCTGGCCACCAACTTCATGTGGTTCGTGCAAAGCCGCATCGCCATGCTCGACATGATCGCCGCAGGCATGTGCATGGTGGGCCTGTGGCAGTTCGCCGCCGCCTGGCGCGCGAAGCGCACCGGCATCGCGCGCCTGCACCTGATCCTGAGCGGTCTGGCCCTCGGCCTGTCGCTGGGCGCGAAGTGGAGCGGCGCTCCGGCGCTGGCGATGCCGGGCCTCGCCTTCCTGGCGATGCGTATCGCGGATACCGGGCCGGTCTTCATCGGCAAACGCGGGGCCGGGCCGATCAAGGGCGTGAGCCTGATCGAGGCCGCGCTGTGGCTCGGCCTGCTTCCAATCGCCGTCTACTGGGCGACGTTCATCCCGGCGATGTTCTACCCGCACCATACCCTCTCGCCCTGGGGCTTCGTCCAGCAGCACGAACTGATGGTACGCCTGCAGGATAGCGTGAAGAAGCCGCACCCCTACAAGACGTACTGGTATCAGTGGATCGTCGACTGGCGGGGCATCTGGTATCTGTTCCAGAACGTCGACGGCGCGCACCGCGGCGTGGTGATGATCGGCAATCCGATGGCGATGATCGCGGGCCTCCTCGCGTTCTTCTGGAGTGTGTGGGCCGCCCTCTTCCGCGGCCGCCGGGACGTGCTGTTCTTCGCGGTGCTCTATTTCGTGTGCGTGGGCATGTGGGCGGTGAACGGCAAGCCGGTGCAGTTCTACTACCACTACCTGCTGCCCGGCGCGTTCCTGATGGCGCTGCTGGCGCTCGGCCTCGACGCCTTGTGGGACCGGCGCGACCGCTGGCGACTGGTGGCGCGGTGGGTCTTCGGCCTGTCGCTGGCGCTGTTCGTGGTGTTCTACCCGATCATCTCGGGCTGGCCGCTGCCCTTCAAGGACGCCTACAACCTGTGGATGTGGCTGCCTAGCTGGCGGTAAGCCGCGTGCGCAGCCGCAGGAACCCTGCCGCCGCCACCGCGCCTATCCCGGCGAGCGCCATGTCCTTTTGCGGGTCCCACGGATCGCCCTGCTGCCCGTTGTAGGCAAGCGCGTCGGGCCCGGCCATGAACACGGTCAACAGCCACTCGAAGATTTCATAGATCGCGCTGCCCGCCAGCACGAACTCGACCGCGATGTAAGTCGCCAGTGAAAGCGAGAGCTTGCGGTGCCGTGCCAGCCAGGCCGAGATGGGATGGACCCAGCAGGCCCCGAAGCTGAAATGGACGAGCCGGTCCCACGAATTGCGTTGCAATCCCAGCGTCGCAGCGGGCGACGGCAGGCCGAGCGCCCTCGCCCAGTCCTCATAGGGAACGAAGGAATAGATGTAGCGACCGCCCAGCGTGTGCAGCCACAGGAACAGGCAGGCGCAGGCTACAGCGCTCGTCGGCATCGGCCAGCGCCGCAGCGCCAGCCACAACCCCGCGACGATCACCAGCGTCGGCAGGTTCTGCAGCGGTGCGAGGCTCGGGTACGGCGAATCAATGAGGCTGACGAGCGCCCATAGCGCCGTCAGCCCCAGCAGAACCGCTTGCGTGCGGTTCGGGCTCAGTACTTGCCCCAGACGAACTTCGACGAGAGCGCGAAGTTGAACACCGAGGCCAGCAGCACGCCGGTGATCACCGCCAGCACGTCGTGGATGCCAATGGTCTTGAGCACGGCGGCCGAACCGATGTTGGTGAGCAGGCCCAGCGAGCAGGTCAGCGCGAACTGCGCCCAGCCGCGCATCAGCGGTGCGAAGCCGCGCAGGCGCTTGTCCGAATAAGTCAGTTCGTTGTTGAGCACGAAATTGAACGTCATCGCCACCAGCGCGGCGATCGTGTTCGCAATGTTGAAGGTCGTGCTCTCGGACCAGTTGCCGTAGACGAAACGCTCGCCGAAGACGACGTGGAGCATCGTCCACAGCACCGCCAACTGCACCACCACGCCCATGGCGCCCACGGTGCCGAACAGCGCGAAACGGGTCGGGATGATCCGGCCCAGCCATTTGTCGTAAAGGCCCACGAGGAATTCGAACACGACGGTCTGGTCCAGCTTGCTTTCGCCTTCTGCTCGCGCGGCGAAGTTGAGGGGGAATTCTTTGACGCGCAGCGGGGTGTCCACCGTCGCCAGGATGTCGAGCAGGATCTTGAAGCCGACGCCCGACAAGCGGTGCGCGTCGGCGCGCAGGGTCTGGGTGCGCAGCATGAAGAAGCCGCTCATCGGGTCGGTCAGCTCCACTCCGGTCACCTTGTTGGCGATGCGGTTGGCGAAGCCTGATGCCTTGACGCGGTCGGGGCGGCCCCATGCCTCGGTGCTGGCGCCCTCGGCGAAGCGAGAGGCATAGGCGAGGTCGTACTCGCCCGAGGCGACGGCCTTGAGCATGCCCGGCAGCAGCGCGGGATCGTGCTGGTGGTCGGCGTCCATCACCGCGACCACGGGGGCGGCGGTGGAGCACATCCCCTCGATCGCGGCGCTGGCGAGGCCGCGGCGGCCGATGCGCTGGATGCAGCGCACGCGCGGATCGGACAGCGACAGGCGGCGCGCCTCGTCCGAGGTGCCGTCGGGGCTGTTGTCGTCGACGTAGATGGCTTCCCACGCGATTCCGGCGAGCGCCTTGTCGAGTCGCTCGATCATCGTCGCGATGTTCTTGCGCTCGTTGTAGGTCGGCAGGACCACCGCCAGTTCCAGCGGCTTCGCCTGCGGCGAAACTGCGCGAACGGCGGCTTCGGAAGCCTGCGCGAGATCGGTCGTGGAAATGTTCATGCGCCCTGTTTTTAGGTTGTAAACGTCAAGAAACGATTATTGCGTAGCGGCGCAACCTTTACAGGCGCGCGAGCACCGCGTCACCGATTTCCTTCGTGCCGGCCGAGCCGCCGAGGTCGCCGCCCTTGATGCCGTCCGCGAGCGCGGCGGCAACGGCGGCTTCGATGCGGGCGGCTTCGGCTTCGAGACCGAAGGAGTGGCGCAGCAGCATGGCGGCCGACAGGATCGTCGCCATCGGGTTCGCCAGGCCCTTGCCCGCGATGTCGGGGGCGGAACCGTGGATCGGCTCGTAAAGGCCGAAGGTGCCTTCCGCGAGACTGGCCGATGCGAGCAGGCCGATCGAGCCGACGCACATGCTGGCCTGATCGCTCAGGATGTCGCCGAACAGGTTGCCGGTGACGATCACATCGAAGGCGCCGGGGTTCTTCACCAGCTGCATCGCCGCGTTGTCGACGTACATGTGCGTCAGTTCGACGTCAGGATATTCGGCCGAAACCTCGATCACCACGTCGCGCCACAGCTGCGAGGTTTCCAGCACGTTGGCCTTGTCCACCGAGCACAGCTTGCCGCAGCGCCCCTGCGCGGCCTTGAAGCCAGCGTGGGCGATGCGGCGCACTTCGTCCTCGGCATAGGACATCATGTCCCAGCCCTGACGGCGGCCGTCTTCCAGCGTGCGGGTGCCCTTCTCGCCGAAGTACACGTCGCCGTTGAGTTCGCGCACGATCAGCAGGTCGATCTTGCCGGCGACTTCCGGGCGCAGGGTGGAGAGGTCTTCGAGGCCCTTGAACACCGTGGCGGGGCGCAGGTTGGCGAACAAGCCCAGTTCCTTGCGCAGGCCCAGCACCGCCTGTTCAGGGCGTAGCGCACGCTCCAGGTGGTCGAGCGAAAAGTCGCCCACTGCGCCGAACAGGATCGCGTCGGAAGACCGCGCGATCTCGAGCGTCGCGGCGGGCAGCGGGTGGCCGTGCTTGCGATAGGCCGCGCCGCCGACGTCGCCCTCGACCAGCTCAAGACCGTCGATCTGCAGCGCTTCGAGCACGCGGACTGCCTCGGCAGTCACTTCGGGACCGATCCCGTCTCCGGCAAATACAGCGATGCGCATAGTCGTTTCCTCAAGCCTCGATCCGAGCCAGCCGCTCGCGCAGCAGGACGCGCGCCGCCATAACGTCTCTTCTGCGATCGGCAAGCGGGTAGCGGGCCAATTCTCGACCAACGGCATCGAAGGTGGCCAGCAGCGCGGGCCAATCGTGCTCCGGCGGGCGCGCAATTCGCGCGCCGTAGCCCAGTTCGCGCAATGTCAGCACTTCATAGCGCAGCAGCCCCAGCGCCCAGCCGCGCGCGGACGGCGCGACGCAGATCGCCTCCAGCACGCCCGAGAGCGCATCATAGAGAGCGGGAAACGGCTGGCGCTCGGGCAGGACCGAGGCCGCGAGCGCGGTGACCCAGCCGATCGCGGCGGCGGGCAGCGGCTCGGTGATCCAGGGCGCGCGGCTCTGGAGCAGTTCAAGGCGGGCGAAGGGAAGCTGGGTGTCGGACTTCGAGCGGACGTCCGCCTCGACGGTGTTGCCGGGAATCAGGACCGGCCGCAGTTCGCGCCCCCTGCCCCCGGCGACGAAGGCGGCGACGAGGCCGTGGTCGGCGGTCAGCAGGCGCGCAATGACGGCGTTCTCGCCGTGCGGCAGGGCGGCGCAGACAAGGGCGGGGGCGCGAAAGTGCATCGCGCCTTCCTCTGCCGGTTCAATGCGTCAGTTGCAAATTTCCTCGACCTCGGCGCGCGCGTGCTCGGCCTGCTTGTCCTTGGTGATGAGGGGGTTTTCCACACGCCCCATCGTCCAGTTGCGACCGAGGCGGACGGTCTGGTTGGGCGCACACCAGATCTCGCCCGAACCGTCGAGAGCGGTGACCCAGATCAGATTATGCTCCTGCCCGTAGTCGATCATGCCGATGGCATAGCCATCGTCCTTGCCGACGACGTGAAGCGGAATGGTAGGATTGAGCTGCGTGAACATCGCGTGCCTTTCATGGGCTATCGCGATGTTCAACCCTGCGTGCGCGAGAAACGTTCCCGGCGCACATAACGCAAGCTGATCAGTTGGCGCCCAGCTTGGCCTCGAGCGCGTCGAGCCGCGCCTTGAGCGATTCCGTCTCTGCACGCGCGGTGGCGGCGAGTTCCTTGACCGCGTCGAATTCCTCGCGGCTGACGAAGTCCATGTCACCCATGAACTCCTTCACGCGCTCACGCGCGGAATCGCGCGCCTCGCGGCCCATGCCCGCAAGAGTGCCGGCGGCACTGTTCAACATCTTGGCGAAGTCGGCGACGAAGGGGTTTTCGCTTTGCATGGGCCCTAAATGGAGCGCGCGAAGGCAAGGCGCAAGGGGTATCAGATGTCGAACCGCTCCACTGCGCTCGAACGCTGCACGCCGTCCATGCCCGGGTTGGCCTGCAGGAACGCGAAGTTGAGATAAGTCGCGAAGACCAGCCACAATACGTAAGGCAGCAGCAGCGCCGACGCTACGGTGCGCACGCGGGCGAAGAGTATCATCGTCACCACCGCCGCCAGCAGGATCGCCGCGATCAGCACCAGCGCCGCGCTCATCCGGTGCATGCCGAAGAACACCGGCGACCACGCCAGGTTCAGCACGAACTGCACCGCGAAGGCCAGCACCGCGATCCCGCGTCCACGCGCGCCGCGCGCCGCGAGCACCATCGCCAGCGCCACTCCCATCATCACGTAGAGCACCGACCACACGATCGCGAAAGTCACCGGCGGCGGATAGACGGCGGGCTTCACCAATGCGTCGAACCATGAATTGCCCGGCCCGCTTCCCGCCATTTGTCCGGAGAGGAACCCCAGCAGCAGCACGACGGGAACGCATACCAGCAGCCAGCGCATCAGGCTGGCGCGCAACTGGCCGGGGGAAGCTAACAGGTTCATGCGCGCAAAAGGTCCCGAATCAGGAATTTACCCAAGAATGGCGCGGTTTGTGGTACGCGGCGGGCCGCTGCGCAATCGTTAGCGAACAGTCAGTGACCCCGGTGTGCCGAAACGAGAAACTCCACGTTTCCTTCAGGACCCTTGATCGGGCTTTCGACGATGCCCTGGATCTCCCAGCCGTCGCCCTCCAGCCATTCGCGCACTTCCTCACACACGCGGGCGTGGAGAGCCGGGTCGCGGACCACGCCGCCCTTGCCCACTTCGCCGCGCCCGACCTCGAACTGCGGCTTGATCAGCGCGACTACCCGGCAGCGCGGCGCGGCGAGGCGGAGCGGCACTTCGAGCACTTTGGCGAGGCCGATGAAGCTGGCGTCGCACACCACCCAGTCGCACGGCGCGTCGATCTGCTCCGGGGTGAGGATGCGGGCGCTGGTCTGCTCCAGCACGGTGACGCGCGGATCGGTGCGCAGTTTCCACGCGAGCTGGTTGGTGCCCGAATCGACCGCGAACACCCGCTCCGCGCCATTGGTGAGCAGAACGTCGGTAAAGCCGCCGGTCGAACTGCCGATGTCCATGGCGACCGCACCCTTCGGATCGAGCCCGAAATGTTCGATCGCGTGGGCCAGCTTGATCCCCCCGCGCGAGACCCAGGGATGGTCGCGGCCGCGCACCTCGATGGCTGCGTCGTCCTTCACCGACTGGCCCGGCTTGGCGATCTTGGTCTCGCCCGAGAACACGAGGCCCGCCAGCACCAGCGCCTGCGCGCGGGTACGGCTCTCCGCCAGCCCGCGATCGACCAGCAGCTGGTCGACCCGCACTTTGGCAGGTTTCTTGTCAGGGGAACGGGGGCGAGGCGTGTCGGTCATGGGATGGTATGCACTTGAGATGGGCGGCGCCTCATTCCATACCACGGGCATGAAGGCAAATCCGCGCAGCCGCGCCACCCCTCTTTCCGCCCTGCTTCTTACCGGTCTCGCTGCAACGGCGGCTTTGTCGGGATGCGTACCGCCGCCGCCGAGCACGCCCGCCCCGCGGCCCGGCGCCACGCATGCACCGCAGCCCCGCCCGGCGACTCCGACCGCCCCGCCGCCCTCGCCAATGGCCGCCGACTGGCGCGATGCACCGCAGACGCCGGGCAGCTGGAGCTACGCGGGCAACGGCAGCGCCTCGGGCGCGACGTTCGGGAACGGCCAGTTCATCGTCCAGTGCGACACCGCGCGCACCGTCACCCTCCTGCGCGCCGCAGCGCCCCGGGCAGGAGCGGTGGGCATGTCGATCACCAGTTCCACCGGCGCACGCGCGCTGACCGGCACCGCCACGCCGCGCGGCGTGGTCGTCACCCTGCCCGCCCGCGATTCGGCGCTCGACGCCATGGCGTTCAGTCGCGGCCGCTTCGCCGTATCAGTGACTGGGGAGCCCACGCTCTACCTGCCGAGCTGGACCGAAATCTCGCGTGTGATCGAGGATTGCCGCTGAGGGAGCGCCTTAACGACGGGGCTTCGACAAGCTCAGCCTGAGCGGGATTGAAAGGTCACTTTTGAATCCCGCTCAGGCTGAGCTTGTCGAACGGAGCCAAGCCGCGCGCAACATCAAAAAGGGCGATTTCAGGCCGCACTCCAGAGCCCCCAAAAGCAGCGATTTCAAATCACCGCGCGGCTGGGGATAACTGGCCGGAAGCGAAGATCATGACCGCAAAAAATTAGTTTTCAAGACTTGTTGTGCGCTGCGGGATGTACCAGATTTCACTCAAGACGACGGCCTTTCGGGATACGCGCCCGGGAAGCAGCCGAAGTCCCAGCCGCGAAAGCGGCGCACTATGGCTAAACAGCGCGAAAGGAGGTGATCCGATGTCTCATGGTTCAGCAGAGAGGTCGGCAATTTCCGTCGCGAGGCATTATCGCTGATAAACAAGCGATAAAGGCTTCGCTGGCGGCACTTCCCGGCCGCTGACCATGCGAAGGGCCGTACCGGCAAGCCGGTGCGGCCCTTCTCATTTGTACGCCCCTCCACCACCGACTGCGTCGGCGGTTCCCCTCCCCATCGCTTCGCGACAGGGAGGATGGGCTTGATCCTCCCTGTCGCGAAGCGATGGGGAGGTGGCAGCGGCGAAGTCGCTGACGGAGGGGTATTCTTCGATGATTTGCCTCCCCGGGCCATCGTGCTAAGACTGAATGCTAGAGTAGCAATATTGCTTCCGGGTTGCATTCTGAGAAATTTTCGTTCAACGGCGCAATTCTGTTGCAGACTTGAGGATACGTTCGATGGCGACTCTCGCCGATGCCGGCCTGACTTTCACCACCCTTGCCCACCCCGCCCCCGCCAGCGCCGAGACGCGCGCGGCCGTGCTGGCGAACCCCGGCTTCGGCACCAATTTCACCGACCATATGGTGACGATCGAGTGGACTGAAGGTCAGGGCTGGCATGACGCGGTAATCGGCCCTCGCCAGCCGATCCCGCTCGATCCGGCGGCGGCGGTGCTGCACTATGCGCAGGAAATCTTCGAGGGCCTCAAGGCCTACAAGCAGGCCGACGGCGCCATCGCGCTGTTCCGCCCCGAAGCCAATGCCGCGCGCTTCAACATGTCGGCCGAGCGTCTCGCCATGCCCGCGCTGCCCGAAAGCGTGTTCGTCGAAGCCATCGAGAAGCTGGTGCAGATCGACCGCGCCTGGATTCCCGAGGGCGAAGGCGCGTCGCTCTACCTGCGCCCGTTCATGATCGCGACCGAGGCGTTCCTCGGCGTGCGCCCGGCCAAGCAGTACAAGTTCATCGTCATCGCCAGCCCGGCGGGCAACTACTTCAAGTCGGGCGCGCCTGCCGTGTCGATCTGGGTTTCGGACTATACCCGCGCCGCCCCCGGCGGCACCGGCGCAGCCAAGTGCGGCGGCAACTATGCCGCCAGCCTCGTGCCGCAGGCCGAAGCGATCGCGCGCGGCCATGACCAGGTCGTCTTCCTCGACGCCGCCGAGCACAAGTGGATCGAGGAACTGGGTGGCATGAACCTCTACTTCGCGTTCGACGACGGCACCCTGCTGACTCCTGAACTGACCGGCACCATCCTGCCCGGCATCACCCGTGACAGCCTGCTGCAACTCGCCCGCGAAGAGGGCCTGACGGTGACGGAAGGCCGCTACAGCCTCGACCAGTGGCGCGCGGATGCTGCTTCGGGCAAGCTGATCGAGACGTTCGCCTGCGGCACCGCTGCGGTCGTCACCTCGGTCGGCAAGGTCTCGGGCCGCGATGGAGATTTCACCATCGGCACCGGCGGCCCCGGCCAGTTGACCGGCAAGCTGAAGAACCGCCTCGTATCGATCCAGCGCGGCGAAGCGCCGGACACTCACAGCTGGATCCGCAAGATCGGCTGAAGCTGGCATTGAGGATGGCGTCGTCCCGGACTTGATCCGGGACCCCTGGCCATGAGCAGCCCACCTCTTCGCCAGACGTGGCACTTCGACAAGCTCAGGGTGGGCGGAGGTTGCGCCAAGCGCCCAATCCCGCTCAGGCTGAGCTTGGCGAAGCCCCCGCCGAACCTCGCGCCTAAAGACAGGCACCGATCCCGGATCAAGCCCGGGATGACTGCAAATTGGCGCCGCGTCGATCCGCGCCCTTCATCGAACATCCGGACGAAGCGCTTATATAACCGCTTCCCGCCTTGTCGGCGCTCCTGCGCGAACCTACCTGTGCGCCGTCTTCCATCTCCCAAGGAGCGTTCCCGCATGGCCGATCTCACCTACACCCCGCCCAAGGTCTGGACCTGGGACCAGCCCAACGGCGGTGAGTTCGCCGGCATCAACCGCCCGACCGCCGGCGCCCGCTTCGAACGCGAACTGCCGCGCGGCCA encodes:
- a CDS encoding phospholipid carrier-dependent glycosyltransferase, yielding MPLSRQNRDPLGWCLLIVAAFEALVLWRLTIPSRYYFDEVHYVPAALKLLELIPANREHPLFAKEVIAGFIHLLGDKPLAWRLGPALFGGLGLFAFARLVWHVTQLRRAAVLATALLATNFMWFVQSRIAMLDMIAAGMCMVGLWQFAAAWRAKRTGIARLHLILSGLALGLSLGAKWSGAPALAMPGLAFLAMRIADTGPVFIGKRGAGPIKGVSLIEAALWLGLLPIAVYWATFIPAMFYPHHTLSPWGFVQQHELMVRLQDSVKKPHPYKTYWYQWIVDWRGIWYLFQNVDGAHRGVVMIGNPMAMIAGLLAFFWSVWAALFRGRRDVLFFAVLYFVCVGMWAVNGKPVQFYYHYLLPGAFLMALLALGLDALWDRRDRWRLVARWVFGLSLALFVVFYPIISGWPLPFKDAYNLWMWLPSWR
- a CDS encoding DUF2238 domain-containing protein, whose protein sequence is MIVAGLWLALRRWPMPTSAVACACLFLWLHTLGGRYIYSFVPYEDWARALGLPSPAATLGLQRNSWDRLVHFSFGACWVHPISAWLARHRKLSLSLATYIAVEFVLAGSAIYEIFEWLLTVFMAGPDALAYNGQQGDPWDPQKDMALAGIGAVAAAGFLRLRTRLTAS
- a CDS encoding glycosyltransferase, which codes for MNISTTDLAQASEAAVRAVSPQAKPLELAVVLPTYNERKNIATMIERLDKALAGIAWEAIYVDDNSPDGTSDEARRLSLSDPRVRCIQRIGRRGLASAAIEGMCSTAAPVVAVMDADHQHDPALLPGMLKAVASGEYDLAYASRFAEGASTEAWGRPDRVKASGFANRIANKVTGVELTDPMSGFFMLRTQTLRADAHRLSGVGFKILLDILATVDTPLRVKEFPLNFAARAEGESKLDQTVVFEFLVGLYDKWLGRIIPTRFALFGTVGAMGVVVQLAVLWTMLHVVFGERFVYGNWSESTTFNIANTIAALVAMTFNFVLNNELTYSDKRLRGFAPLMRGWAQFALTCSLGLLTNIGSAAVLKTIGIHDVLAVITGVLLASVFNFALSSKFVWGKY
- the leuB gene encoding 3-isopropylmalate dehydrogenase, yielding MRIAVFAGDGIGPEVTAEAVRVLEALQIDGLELVEGDVGGAAYRKHGHPLPAATLEIARSSDAILFGAVGDFSLDHLERALRPEQAVLGLRKELGLFANLRPATVFKGLEDLSTLRPEVAGKIDLLIVRELNGDVYFGEKGTRTLEDGRRQGWDMMSYAEDEVRRIAHAGFKAAQGRCGKLCSVDKANVLETSQLWRDVVIEVSAEYPDVELTHMYVDNAAMQLVKNPGAFDVIVTGNLFGDILSDQASMCVGSIGLLASASLAEGTFGLYEPIHGSAPDIAGKGLANPMATILSAAMLLRHSFGLEAEAARIEAAVAAALADGIKGGDLGGSAGTKEIGDAVLARL
- the recO gene encoding DNA repair protein RecO, which gives rise to MHFRAPALVCAALPHGENAVIARLLTADHGLVAAFVAGGRGRELRPVLIPGNTVEADVRSKSDTQLPFARLELLQSRAPWITEPLPAAAIGWVTALAASVLPERQPFPALYDALSGVLEAICVAPSARGWALGLLRYEVLTLRELGYGARIARPPEHDWPALLATFDAVGRELARYPLADRRRDVMAARVLLRERLARIEA
- a CDS encoding accessory factor UbiK family protein, giving the protein MQSENPFVADFAKMLNSAAGTLAGMGREARDSARERVKEFMGDMDFVSREEFDAVKELAATARAETESLKARLDALEAKLGAN
- a CDS encoding TspO/MBR family protein, with protein sequence MNLLASPGQLRASLMRWLLVCVPVVLLLGFLSGQMAGSGPGNSWFDALVKPAVYPPPVTFAIVWSVLYVMMGVALAMVLAARGARGRGIAVLAFAVQFVLNLAWSPVFFGMHRMSAALVLIAAILLAAVVTMILFARVRTVASALLLPYVLWLVFATYLNFAFLQANPGMDGVQRSSAVERFDI
- a CDS encoding TlyA family RNA methyltransferase → MTDTPRPRSPDKKPAKVRVDQLLVDRGLAESRTRAQALVLAGLVFSGETKIAKPGQSVKDDAAIEVRGRDHPWVSRGGIKLAHAIEHFGLDPKGAVAMDIGSSTGGFTDVLLTNGAERVFAVDSGTNQLAWKLRTDPRVTVLEQTSARILTPEQIDAPCDWVVCDASFIGLAKVLEVPLRLAAPRCRVVALIKPQFEVGRGEVGKGGVVRDPALHARVCEEVREWLEGDGWEIQGIVESPIKGPEGNVEFLVSAHRGH
- a CDS encoding branched-chain amino acid aminotransferase; the encoded protein is MATLADAGLTFTTLAHPAPASAETRAAVLANPGFGTNFTDHMVTIEWTEGQGWHDAVIGPRQPIPLDPAAAVLHYAQEIFEGLKAYKQADGAIALFRPEANAARFNMSAERLAMPALPESVFVEAIEKLVQIDRAWIPEGEGASLYLRPFMIATEAFLGVRPAKQYKFIVIASPAGNYFKSGAPAVSIWVSDYTRAAPGGTGAAKCGGNYAASLVPQAEAIARGHDQVVFLDAAEHKWIEELGGMNLYFAFDDGTLLTPELTGTILPGITRDSLLQLAREEGLTVTEGRYSLDQWRADAASGKLIETFACGTAAVVTSVGKVSGRDGDFTIGTGGPGQLTGKLKNRLVSIQRGEAPDTHSWIRKIG